From a region of the Gemmatimonadota bacterium genome:
- a CDS encoding inorganic phosphate transporter yields MVWYILAIVLVAFIFDYINGFHDSANSIATIVGTRVLSPFTAVAWAATFNFLALFLFDTGVAKTIGKGMIDLAIVNPDVILAGLLGAIVWNLITWFYGIPSSSSHALIGGYAGAAVTKAGFSAIITSGWTKTLIFIVVSPLVGMAAGWALMVATTWIFRNQRPAKLDPLFRGMQITSSALFSLSHGANDAQKTMGIIVSLLVTQQAYFADETGFLRHFYLASGDEIPFWIKLGAHMAIALGTLMGGWRIVHTLGSRVTKLRPIGGFCAETGGASAIFLATYLGIPVSTTHTISGAIVGVGATHRLSAVRWGVASRMIWAWVITIPASAAVAAISYLIVAALRG; encoded by the coding sequence GTGGTCTGGTACATCCTCGCGATCGTCCTGGTCGCGTTCATCTTCGACTACATCAACGGCTTCCACGACTCGGCGAACTCGATCGCCACGATCGTGGGGACGCGGGTCCTGAGTCCGTTCACGGCCGTCGCCTGGGCGGCGACGTTCAACTTCCTCGCGCTCTTCCTCTTCGACACGGGCGTCGCGAAGACGATCGGCAAGGGGATGATCGACCTGGCGATCGTGAACCCGGACGTGATCCTCGCCGGGTTGCTCGGCGCGATCGTCTGGAACCTCATCACCTGGTTCTACGGCATCCCCTCGAGTTCGTCGCACGCGCTCATCGGCGGGTATGCCGGCGCCGCCGTGACGAAGGCCGGGTTCAGCGCGATCATCACTTCGGGCTGGACGAAGACGCTGATCTTCATCGTCGTCTCGCCGCTGGTCGGCATGGCCGCGGGCTGGGCGCTCATGGTGGCGACGACCTGGATCTTCCGCAATCAGCGCCCCGCCAAGCTCGACCCGCTCTTCCGTGGCATGCAGATCACGAGTTCGGCGCTCTTCTCGCTGTCGCACGGCGCGAACGACGCGCAGAAGACGATGGGCATCATCGTGTCGCTGCTCGTGACGCAGCAGGCGTACTTCGCCGACGAGACCGGCTTCCTCCGGCATTTCTATCTCGCGTCCGGCGACGAGATCCCGTTCTGGATCAAGCTCGGGGCGCACATGGCGATCGCGCTCGGCACCCTCATGGGCGGCTGGCGCATCGTGCACACCCTCGGCTCGCGCGTGACGAAGCTCCGCCCGATCGGCGGTTTCTGCGCCGAGACCGGTGGTGCGTCGGCGATCTTCCTCGCCACCTACCTCGGGATCCCGGTGAGCACGACGCACACCATCTCCGGCGCGATCGTCGGGGTGGGCGCGACGCACCGTCTCTCGGCGGTGCGCTGGGGCGTCGCGAGCCGGATGATCTGGGCGTGGGTGATCACGATCCCGGCCTCGGCGGCCGTGGCCGCCATCTCGTACCTGATCGTCGCCGCGCTCCGCGGCTGA
- the ppk1 gene encoding polyphosphate kinase 1, protein MHALASKNPAFLNRELSWLEFNARVLHEAEDERTALLERVKFLSIFSSNLDEFFMVRVAGLRRQLAAGVLQTASDGLSPAEQLDLIDARVRALLGRQRHLLHEVLLPLLRRVGVRILTPDELEGEERARIDEYFDAQVFPVLTPLAVDPGHPFPYISNLSLSLAVELRDPERGAVRFARVKVPKSLPRWVPTGRPNSFVPLEALIRSRLDALFPGMDVLGSHGFRLTRYSDLDIQHTEEPEDLLAMIEEQLFQRRFGEVVRLEVEEGMPLHVRELLLDELRASEAPEMAPLSDREVFAPGPLLDVSDLMALAGTDLPEHKDPPLIAVVPAELRDASRSIFDVIREREILVHHPFDSFGASVETFIESAARDEHVLAIKMTLYRTSGDGAIVQALTEAAQRGKQVAVLVELQARFDEINNIAWARTLESFGVHVVYGLPGLKTHTKTALVVRKEPDGIRRYVHIGTGNYNTRTARIYTDIGLLTCDEAIGSDISDLFNSLTGYSRRAEYRRLLVAPVNMRRQVLGLIDRETALAMAGRPGRIIAKMNALVDPECIEALYRASSAGVEIDLVVRGICCLRPGVPGLSDRVRVQSIIGRFLEHSRIWMFGNDGTPEYFFGSADWMPRNFDRRVEVVTPVANPHFQERLQQVLEVCLADNRQAWDLQPDGSYIQRQPGEEGERATHRILLRDSWGTHRDTAAWPLPSSPLASPKSAGRPPSSSMAFLAITDEP, encoded by the coding sequence GTGCACGCGCTCGCCTCGAAGAACCCGGCATTCCTGAACCGCGAGCTGTCCTGGCTCGAGTTCAATGCGCGCGTGCTCCACGAGGCTGAGGACGAGCGCACGGCGCTGCTCGAGCGGGTGAAGTTCCTGTCGATCTTCAGCTCGAACCTCGACGAGTTCTTCATGGTGCGGGTCGCGGGGCTCCGGCGGCAGCTGGCCGCCGGAGTCCTGCAGACGGCCAGCGACGGGCTCTCGCCGGCCGAGCAGCTCGACCTGATCGATGCGCGGGTGCGCGCGCTGCTGGGCCGGCAACGCCATCTCCTGCACGAGGTGCTGCTGCCGCTGCTGCGCCGCGTCGGGGTCCGGATCCTCACGCCCGACGAGCTCGAGGGCGAGGAGCGTGCGCGCATCGACGAGTACTTCGATGCGCAGGTCTTCCCCGTGCTGACGCCGCTCGCGGTCGATCCCGGGCACCCGTTCCCCTACATCAGCAACCTGTCGCTGTCGCTCGCGGTGGAGTTGCGCGACCCGGAGCGCGGCGCGGTGCGCTTCGCGCGCGTGAAGGTGCCGAAGAGCCTTCCGCGCTGGGTGCCGACCGGCCGTCCGAACTCGTTCGTCCCACTCGAGGCGCTGATCCGGTCGCGCCTCGACGCGCTCTTCCCCGGCATGGACGTGCTCGGGAGCCACGGCTTCCGGCTCACGCGTTACTCCGACCTCGACATCCAGCACACCGAGGAGCCGGAGGACCTGCTCGCGATGATCGAGGAGCAGCTCTTCCAACGCCGCTTCGGTGAGGTGGTGCGCCTGGAGGTCGAGGAGGGGATGCCGCTCCACGTGCGGGAACTGCTCCTCGACGAGCTGCGGGCGAGCGAGGCGCCGGAGATGGCGCCCCTCTCGGATCGCGAGGTCTTCGCCCCCGGGCCGCTCCTCGACGTGAGCGACCTCATGGCGCTCGCGGGCACCGACCTGCCGGAGCACAAGGACCCGCCGCTCATCGCGGTGGTGCCGGCCGAGCTCCGTGATGCGAGCCGGTCGATCTTCGACGTGATCCGCGAGCGCGAGATCCTCGTCCACCATCCGTTCGACTCGTTCGGGGCGTCGGTCGAGACCTTCATCGAGTCGGCGGCGCGCGACGAGCACGTGCTGGCGATCAAGATGACGCTCTACCGCACGTCGGGTGACGGCGCGATCGTGCAGGCGCTCACCGAGGCGGCGCAACGCGGCAAGCAGGTGGCGGTGCTCGTCGAGCTGCAGGCGCGCTTCGACGAGATCAACAACATCGCGTGGGCGCGGACCCTCGAGTCGTTCGGCGTGCACGTGGTATACGGGCTCCCGGGCCTCAAGACGCACACCAAGACGGCGCTCGTGGTGCGGAAGGAGCCGGACGGCATCCGGCGGTACGTGCACATCGGGACCGGCAACTACAACACGCGCACCGCCCGCATCTACACCGACATCGGCCTGCTGACCTGCGACGAGGCGATCGGGTCGGACATCAGCGACCTGTTCAACTCGCTGACGGGCTACTCGCGCCGGGCGGAGTACCGGCGGCTGCTGGTGGCGCCGGTGAACATGCGGCGCCAGGTGCTGGGGCTGATCGACCGCGAGACGGCGCTGGCGATGGCGGGGCGGCCGGGGCGGATCATCGCGAAGATGAACGCGCTCGTGGATCCCGAGTGCATCGAGGCGTTGTACCGGGCGTCGTCGGCCGGGGTCGAGATCGACCTCGTCGTGCGCGGCATCTGCTGCCTGCGTCCCGGGGTGCCGGGGCTGTCGGACCGGGTCCGCGTGCAGAGCATCATCGGCCGCTTCCTGGAGCATTCCCGGATCTGGATGTTCGGAAACGACGGCACCCCGGAGTACTTCTTCGGGTCCGCCGACTGGATGCCGCGCAACTTCGATCGCCGCGTCGAAGTGGTGACGCCGGTGGCCAATCCGCACTTCCAGGAGCGGCTGCAGCAGGTGCTCGAGGTGTGCCTGGCGGACAATCGGCAGGCCTGGGACCTCCAGCCGGACGGGAGCTACATCCAGCGGCAGCCGGGCGAGGAAGGCGAGCGCGCCACGCACCGGATCCTGCTGCGCGACTCCTGGGGCACGCACCGGGACACGGCGGCGTGGCCCCTCCCGTCGAGTCCGCTCGCCAGCCCGAAGTCGGCCGGGCGCCCGCCGTCCTCGAGCATGGCGTTCCTGGCGATCACGGACGAGCCGTAG
- a CDS encoding porin, translated as MSRLVTYLLPDRCIGHRSLAGLAALLLALFAAPGDLPGQTPGAPSAAAAPKPTVEYGDRGVVFNAADGFSYLILRFRVQQLAQLTTVSDDDLDIASANLAVRRMRLRLESVMWDPRLKVNVQLSFTRGDQDFEASNFPNVLRDAHVTFQATKRLALIGGQGKLPGNRQRVNSSSELQFADRSIVNGAFTIDRDVGLFANYVNMDAALPYVLRGAITSGEGRNPAVGSNGLAYTGRVELLPFGAFTGGGDYFEGDLRREPKPKLSVAFGMQHNDRAVRTGGQLGRPLLAPRSMNTYIADALYKHRGFAISAEVARRTAPDPITSDGTTTRFVLTGDGVTAQTSYLLKNNLEPALRFSIVTPNGEIAGLTGADRQRQVGLGFTRYLKGHKVKVQGELLHDDFRNQATGVRRGSWALRSSMEVGI; from the coding sequence ATGTCCAGACTCGTGACGTACCTGTTGCCTGATCGTTGCATCGGGCACCGCTCGCTGGCCGGCCTCGCCGCCCTCCTCCTTGCCCTGTTCGCCGCCCCCGGCGACCTCCCTGGCCAGACCCCGGGCGCGCCATCTGCTGCGGCCGCCCCCAAGCCGACCGTCGAGTACGGCGACCGCGGGGTGGTCTTCAATGCCGCCGATGGGTTCAGCTACCTCATCCTGCGGTTCCGCGTGCAGCAGCTGGCCCAGCTCACGACGGTGAGCGACGACGACCTCGACATCGCGAGCGCGAATCTCGCGGTGCGCCGGATGCGGCTCCGGCTCGAGTCGGTCATGTGGGATCCGCGCCTCAAGGTGAACGTGCAGCTCTCGTTCACGCGCGGGGACCAGGACTTCGAGGCGTCGAACTTCCCGAACGTGCTCCGCGACGCGCACGTGACGTTCCAGGCGACCAAGCGGCTGGCGCTGATCGGCGGGCAGGGGAAGCTTCCCGGCAACCGGCAACGCGTGAACTCGTCCAGCGAGCTCCAGTTCGCCGATCGGTCGATCGTGAACGGGGCGTTCACGATCGATCGCGACGTCGGCCTCTTCGCCAACTACGTCAACATGGATGCCGCGCTCCCCTACGTGCTCCGCGGGGCGATCACCTCCGGCGAAGGGCGGAACCCCGCGGTCGGGAGCAACGGCCTCGCCTACACCGGACGTGTGGAACTGCTCCCCTTCGGTGCCTTCACCGGCGGTGGCGACTACTTCGAAGGCGATCTCCGCCGCGAGCCGAAGCCGAAGCTCAGCGTGGCGTTCGGCATGCAGCACAATGACCGGGCGGTGCGCACCGGCGGCCAGCTCGGCCGACCGCTCCTCGCGCCACGGAGCATGAACACCTACATCGCCGATGCGCTCTACAAGCATCGCGGGTTCGCGATCTCGGCCGAGGTGGCGCGGCGCACCGCGCCCGACCCGATCACGAGCGACGGCACCACGACCCGGTTCGTACTGACCGGCGACGGTGTGACGGCGCAGACGTCGTACCTCCTCAAGAACAACCTCGAGCCGGCGCTGCGCTTCTCGATCGTCACGCCGAACGGCGAGATCGCGGGGCTCACGGGGGCCGACCGGCAGCGGCAGGTCGGGCTCGGGTTCACACGCTACCTCAAGGGCCACAAGGTCAAGGTGCAGGGCGAGCTGCTGCACGATGACTTCCGGAATCAGGCGACCGGGGTTCGGCGCGGCTCGTGGGCGCTGCGGAGTTCGATGGAAGTGGGGATCTGA
- a CDS encoding Ppx/GppA family phosphatase: MALRAQDGPYRTAREDRDRRIAAIDIGSNSIRQIVADVFPDGAIRIVDEMKAAPRLGAGLSATGELDAQHMDEAIEALARMATLARQQGCKRIEVVATSAVRDARNGPTFLTRVRRETGLKPRVLIGEEEARLAFRSALAHFELGHGRSVVMDIGGGSLELALAAEGLVERLITFPFGAIRLTEQFLEGRSGAKGVKKLRKHVRAQIKEVLPVRDWRGAEVIGSGGTFTNLAGMFLARQGVKVRSVHGTRIPRHEVEHILEQLATMSVQERLQVPGLNAGRADIIVAGLAVAAEVLARVEPRELSASAFGIREGLLLETAKVVPVIADPGEARARSVLAFAERCHYEVPHSKQVQSLALQLFDAMGARLGCDPSERQTLADAALLHDVGYHINYEQHHKHSFHLITHADLLGIGPEEQVVIAHVARYHRGGVPKRKHEAWWELDREARERVRRLAALLRVADGLDRGHASAVDKVKVRWLERAVRLTPTPRRANDPMRLELWGAARKAELLSEVAGAPIEVVAPDGQIVLP, translated from the coding sequence ATGGCGCTGCGCGCGCAGGACGGCCCCTATCGTACGGCCCGCGAGGACCGCGATCGGCGCATCGCCGCGATCGACATCGGATCGAATTCCATCCGGCAGATCGTCGCCGACGTGTTCCCTGACGGCGCCATCCGCATCGTCGACGAGATGAAGGCCGCACCGCGGCTCGGCGCCGGCCTCAGCGCCACCGGCGAACTCGACGCGCAGCACATGGACGAGGCGATCGAGGCCCTCGCGCGCATGGCGACGCTCGCGCGCCAGCAGGGGTGCAAGCGGATCGAGGTCGTCGCCACCAGCGCGGTGCGCGACGCGCGCAACGGCCCGACCTTCCTCACGCGCGTGCGCCGCGAGACCGGCCTCAAGCCCCGCGTGCTCATCGGCGAGGAGGAGGCCCGCCTCGCGTTCCGCTCCGCCCTCGCGCATTTCGAGCTCGGTCACGGCCGCTCGGTCGTCATGGACATCGGCGGCGGCTCGCTCGAACTCGCCCTGGCCGCCGAAGGACTCGTCGAGCGCCTCATCACCTTCCCGTTCGGCGCGATCCGGCTCACCGAGCAGTTCCTCGAGGGACGGTCGGGCGCGAAGGGCGTCAAGAAGCTCCGGAAGCACGTCCGCGCGCAGATCAAGGAGGTCCTCCCCGTCCGCGACTGGCGCGGCGCCGAGGTGATCGGCTCCGGCGGCACCTTCACGAACCTCGCCGGCATGTTCCTCGCGCGTCAGGGCGTGAAGGTGCGCAGCGTGCACGGCACGCGGATCCCGCGGCACGAGGTCGAGCATATCCTCGAACAGCTCGCGACGATGTCGGTGCAGGAACGCCTGCAGGTCCCGGGGCTCAACGCCGGACGCGCCGACATCATCGTCGCCGGCCTCGCGGTCGCCGCCGAGGTGCTCGCACGTGTCGAACCGCGCGAGTTGAGCGCGTCCGCCTTCGGCATCCGCGAGGGACTGCTGCTCGAGACCGCGAAGGTGGTCCCCGTCATCGCCGACCCGGGGGAGGCGCGCGCGCGTTCCGTGCTCGCCTTCGCCGAACGCTGTCATTACGAGGTGCCGCACTCGAAGCAGGTGCAGTCGCTCGCCCTGCAGCTCTTCGACGCGATGGGCGCGCGCCTCGGGTGCGATCCCTCCGAGCGGCAGACCCTCGCCGACGCGGCGCTGTTGCACGATGTGGGCTACCACATCAACTACGAGCAGCATCACAAGCACTCGTTCCACCTGATCACGCATGCCGACCTGCTCGGCATCGGCCCCGAGGAGCAGGTCGTGATCGCGCACGTGGCGCGGTATCACCGCGGCGGCGTGCCCAAGCGGAAGCACGAGGCCTGGTGGGAGCTCGACCGCGAAGCGCGCGAGCGGGTGCGCCGGCTCGCCGCGCTGCTCCGCGTCGCCGACGGGCTCGATCGCGGGCACGCCAGCGCCGTCGACAAGGTGAAGGTCCGGTGGCTCGAGCGCGCCGTGCGCCTCACGCCCACACCGCGCCGCGCCAACGACCCGATGCGCCTCGAACTCTGGGGCGCCGCCCGCAAGGCGGAACTGCTGAGCGAAGTGGCGGGCGCCCCGATCGAGGTCGTCGCCCCGGACGGCCAGATCGTCCTACCGTAG
- the pstS gene encoding phosphate ABC transporter substrate-binding protein PstS, translating to MTGPRSLTWLRAAVLIWIGVLGGFAAGMEWIRTRPAPPPPPSGGIDLVGAGATFPYPLYRRWFAEYRDASGVRINYFSVGSGEGIRLLFEEEMDFGAIDRPLRADERARARCGPVEIPTVIGAIAVVVNLPRIFSAVRLDAPTLAGIYLGRITQWDDPALRALNPSLALPAIPIRVIQRARSSGTSEVFADYLATTAIWRAAQEDAAGAGRTDWPAGERVEGNEGVAAQVRATEGALGFVELSYAQQSRLATAALRNVAGAYVRPDSLSLARTAAELLTGARADTLHGLVGARDAAAYPVAAITRLVVDRALGDSTRGAHFLAFARWALREGAHSARALGYAPLPGSELRRQVERLDALTPGICPSPRTI from the coding sequence ATGACCGGACCTCGATCCCTGACGTGGCTGCGCGCGGCCGTGCTCATCTGGATCGGGGTGCTCGGGGGATTCGCCGCCGGGATGGAGTGGATCCGCACGCGCCCCGCGCCACCGCCGCCGCCGTCGGGCGGCATCGACCTCGTCGGGGCGGGCGCGACCTTCCCGTATCCGCTCTATCGTCGCTGGTTCGCCGAGTACCGCGATGCATCCGGCGTCCGCATCAACTACTTCTCCGTCGGCTCGGGCGAGGGGATCCGCCTGCTCTTCGAGGAGGAGATGGACTTCGGCGCGATCGACCGCCCCCTGCGCGCCGATGAGCGAGCCCGGGCTCGCTGTGGTCCCGTCGAGATCCCCACCGTCATCGGCGCGATCGCCGTCGTCGTGAACCTCCCGCGCATCTTCAGCGCCGTCCGCCTCGACGCCCCCACCCTCGCCGGCATCTACCTCGGGCGCATCACCCAATGGGACGACCCCGCGCTGCGCGCGCTCAACCCGTCGCTCGCGCTCCCGGCCATCCCCATCCGGGTGATCCAGCGCGCGCGGTCGAGCGGCACCAGCGAGGTGTTCGCCGACTACCTCGCGACGACCGCCATCTGGCGCGCCGCGCAGGAGGACGCCGCGGGAGCCGGGCGCACCGACTGGCCCGCTGGCGAGCGCGTCGAGGGGAACGAAGGGGTCGCGGCCCAGGTGCGTGCGACCGAGGGCGCCCTCGGGTTCGTCGAGCTCTCCTACGCCCAGCAGTCGCGCCTCGCGACCGCCGCGTTGCGCAATGTCGCCGGCGCGTACGTGCGTCCCGACTCGCTCTCGCTGGCCCGCACCGCCGCCGAACTCCTCACCGGCGCGCGCGCCGACACCCTCCACGGCCTCGTCGGCGCGCGCGATGCGGCGGCCTATCCGGTCGCAGCCATCACGCGCCTCGTCGTCGACCGCGCGCTCGGGGATTCCACCCGCGGTGCGCACTTCCTCGCCTTCGCCCGGTGGGCACTCCGCGAGGGCGCGCACTCCGCGCGCGCCCTCGGCTACGCCCCGCTCCCGGGGAGCGAGCTGCGGCGACAGGTCGAACGCCTCGACGCGCTCACCCCCGGCATCTGCCCCTCCCCGAGGACCATCTGA